CGGCTTCCGGCGCCGGCCCGATGGGCGGACTGAAGGCGCCGGGGTCATGGCTCACGCCGTAGGAGAGCTCGTAGTGGTCAAACTCCGGCACATTGGCCGTGCCCACCACGGTCACCACGCCGCCCACCACTTCACCCTCCACCGGCTGGCGGATGAAGAGCTCCGGCGCAAAGGCGAAGGTCTCTTCAGGGCTGGCCGGCGGTTGGGGGATGCCGTGGGCTTCGGCCCACTCCCGGTACGGTTCCGGATAGATTTTGAACACCTTCTCTTCGATGGCCTCGGGCGGCGTGAACTCGGTGGCCAGCCGGCCGCTGGTCCGATCCAGGCGCACGATCTGGTAGAGGTCCTTCTCCGGCGGCAGGGGCGGCCGGTCCTCAGCGAACCAGTACTGGCGGGTTTCCGGGCAGGCGGGGCTGGGCAGGGTCCCCGTGTCGGCGCAGACTTCGAAGCGGCGGACGCCGGGTGGCGGCGTGAATTCCTGCACCGGTTCATTGACCAGGGCGGCGGTCATGAACTGGTTCCAGATGGGGCCCGCACCGCTCACGCCGGAGATGTCCCGCATGGGCGAGTTGTCGCTGTTGCCCACCCACACGCCGGTCACCAGCTGGGGCGTGTAGCCCACGGTCAGGTTGTCCCGGAAGTCGTTGGTGGTGCCCGTCTTGACCGCGGCCGGGCGGTTCAGGCGCAGAACCGAGTTGGGGCCGAAGGTGGGGCTGCGGGCCTCGTTGTCGCTCAGGATGTCGGTGATGAGGAAGGCGTCCACCGGATCCACCACCTGGCCTGCGTCGGCCGGCTGGCAGGGGCGGTCGCTGTTCATCTCGCAGAGCACCCGGCCCTCGCTGTCGGTGATGCGCAGGATGGCCACAGGCGGCACCCGGTATCCGCTGTTGGCCAGCACGGCGTAGGCGCCGGTCAGCTCCAGCAGGGGCACTTCTCCGCCACCCAGGGCCAGGCTCAGGCCGTAGTCCGGGCGGGTCAAGGTGGTGATGCCCAGGCGCCGGGCCAGCTCCAGGAAGTTGGGCAGGCCCACCGTCTGCAGGGCGCGCACGGCCGGGATGTTGTAGCTGTTGGCCAGGGCAGTGCGCACCGTGACCAGCCCGTGCTCCCGGTTGTCGTAGTTGGTGGGCACGTAGGGTGGGTTGGCGCCGTCGGGAAATGCCTCTTCGATGTCCGCCACCAGGGTACCCGGCGTCCACCGCTCCGCCAGGGGTTTATCCGGCTGGGCGAATGCGGCCAGGTAGACGAAGGGCTTGATGGCGCTGCCGGGCTGCCGGGGGGCCAGGGCCATATTCACCTGGCCGTCGATCTCCACATTGTCAAAGTCGGCGCTGCCCACGAAGGCCAGGATCTCGCCCGTGTTGGGGCGCAGGGCCACCAGCGCGCCGTTGGAGACGTTGCGATCGGCCAGCCGATTCACCTGCTCCTGCACGATCTGCTGGGCCATCTCCTGCAGGGAGAGATCCAGGGTGGTGGTCACGTTGAGCCCGGTCTGGTAGAGGGCTTCCGGCCCCAGGAGCGATTCCAGCTGTTGGCGCACGTAGAGGGTGAAGTGGGGCGCCTTCATCTCATAGCTCAGGGGCGCGTAGGAGAGGGGCTCCAGCCAGGCGGCGTCCGCCTGCTCTGGG
The DNA window shown above is from Litorilinea aerophila and carries:
- a CDS encoding PBP1A family penicillin-binding protein, producing MAHRFELQPRAPRRSRPRAGGGFVRGLISGILAFVALAAFGLGGGLIGYAVIAADLPAPDELTSRASSFQSTRIFDRNGELLNETFDPNAGRRQVVPLDRISPYLIQATIATEDANFYRHRGIDPVALLRALYYAVQEGDVVSGASTIPQQLVKLVFLSPERSITRKVKEAILSAEISRRYHKDQILELYLNELYYGNLAYGADAAAETYFNKDVSELTLAEAALLAGLPQLPAYYDPYTHPDRAKARQGVVLSLMVENGYITPEQADAAWLEPLSYAPLSYEMKAPHFTLYVRQQLESLLGPEALYQTGLNVTTTLDLSLQEMAQQIVQEQVNRLADRNVSNGALVALRPNTGEILAFVGSADFDNVEIDGQVNMALAPRQPGSAIKPFVYLAAFAQPDKPLAERWTPGTLVADIEEAFPDGANPPYVPTNYDNREHGLVTVRTALANSYNIPAVRALQTVGLPNFLELARRLGITTLTRPDYGLSLALGGGEVPLLELTGAYAVLANSGYRVPPVAILRITDSEGRVLCEMNSDRPCQPADAGQVVDPVDAFLITDILSDNEARSPTFGPNSVLRLNRPAAVKTGTTNDFRDNLTVGYTPQLVTGVWVGNSDNSPMRDISGVSGAGPIWNQFMTAALVNEPVQEFTPPPGVRRFEVCADTGTLPSPACPETRQYWFAEDRPPLPPEKDLYQIVRLDRTSGRLATEFTPPEAIEEKVFKIYPEPYREWAEAHGIPQPPASPEETFAFAPELFIRQPVEGEVVGGVVTVVGTANVPEFDHYELSYGVSHDPGAFSPPIGPAPEAARQPVLDGVLGQWDTRSLGNGPHTLRLVVYDRAGAMYETRVRVFVEQPTPTPPPTATWTPVPQDTPTPPLPTAIPTEVPTETPTAVPPVTEAPPTDTPTVEAPTATPAPTEVPTEAPTESPGDGPTPTWTPLPSPEADAGSILTTTVTLTGTEVLTGGPP